The region TAGGTAAACCAATTAAATTTATCCAAAGTCTCTCTATTGGTGAAAAAGCACCAATAATCTTTGATTATAAGTTTAATGATTATACAGAACTTGATGAATTTTGTACACTTTTGGAAAATAATGGAGTTACTCTTGATAATGTTTATTTATTGGAAGAAAAAGTGGGACTTAACAAGGATATATCAATGAATAACTTCAAGTATATTTTTGAAAATATTAATGATTATTATCTTGTAAGAAAAGCTAATGGTAGTTTTATATTATACGATCATAACAAGGGCTACTATCATTTTGACAATCATAATGTATTTATTAAATTGGTTGAAAATTTAATAAATGCAGGTATTAGAGTAGAACAAAGCACTCAACTAAAATAGTGTTCTAGCATTCGCTAATAGTTTCAATCACTAAAAATAAACTTATCCAAGAACTAGTTAACTCGACCATTACTCAAGCTAACTTTAATAATAAAAAAGTATTAGAAAATAGTTCTAGTAAAAATCAACAATGGAACTTCAAGTTAGATAAAGAAAGTATTGGTGAGTTTTTGAGTTCAGAGTACCATGCTATATTTGTTTTAGGAGAACACATGTTACTCTCTAATTGAGAGTATTTATAAATACCTCTTGATAAATCTAAATCAAGAGGTATTTTATATTTTACCTTATTTGCAATTGAATCATAAAAATGTATGTGTAAATGAAATACATTATTATACTTTTGGTTTTCATAGTTCCTGTTTTAAGTTTTGCACAAACCTTTCTAAATGGAGATTTTGAACTAACAACAGCTGTAGAAGATCAGATTAATATTTCTAATAACTCCTTTACTCGTCAAATGCCTCATACAGTAGCTTTTGGGCATAGAGAGAATATGGATATTATCAAGAGCAAAAAATATTGTGGGTTGGCTCAAAAAGGAGATTGGTTTGTGGCATTAACTTCAGATGGAACAGATATTATATCAATGGAGTTATCTTCTCCTTTGATTGCAGGAAATGAATATGTTCTTACATTTCATGATAGAGGCTGCTTAAAATATGGTCCTGTATCTTATACCCAAATCGGTATATCAGATACTATCAATCGCTTTGGAACATTGATTCATACAACCACAACACCTATTGACCAAATTTGGACGAGAAGAATTATTAAATTTATAGCGCCTATTAATGCTAACTTTATTACTGTTAAAGGGGAAGCAGATTCATTAGTTACCCCTGTATTACATTGGTTACAAGTAGATAACTTTTCTTTGGAATGTCCTAATGAGTTAAATTTAGGTGAAGATACAATACTTTGCGCACCAAGAACTATGAACATAGGCTTGAATACAACAGATGCTACTTATCTTTGGAATAATGGTTTAACAGATTCGATGCAAACCATTACAACTACAGGTTCTTATAGTCTTGAAGTCAAGCATCCATTTTGTAATACGTTAAAAGACACCATTTTTATAAACTATATAGAGTTTCCTCCTCATCCTTTTCCAAGAGACACAACAATCTGTTTAGGAGATACTTTAGAATTGGATGCAACGATTCCTAATGCAAGCTATCAATGGTCTGACTTATCTTCTCAAGCAATCAATTTAGTATCTGAAGAAGGGCAACATTTCGTTAATGTAACTATTGAAGGCTGTTTTCGAACTAGTCCTATATATATTGAACATAAAGATTGCTTTCCTCTATTGGAAATGCCCAATATTTTTACTCCTAATGGAGATGGACACAATGAATTATTCTACCCTAGAAAAGCAGAACGGATTTCAGAAGCTACTTTATACATATTCAATCGTTGGGGGCAAAAGCTATTTGAAACAAGTGATTTATCACAAGGATGGAATGGTAAATTCAATGGACAAGATTCTGTAGAAGGTACTTATTCTTGGGCTATTTCCTATTTGGATATTGAGGGTAATAGCTATAATGCTAAAGGTTTTCTTCAATTAATTCGCTGATTTAGTACCAACTTGTTTAATCCTATTCACATCAATCATACAACAAAGTTTTACATTTTATACTCATCTTCTGCAAAAAAATCTTTCAGTAAAATTCCCCAATAATTACAAATCGTCTATTTAAAGGCTATTAAGTAAACCCCAAATACAATAAGGCAGGTTTAGTAGGTAGGAACAAAACAGAGTATTGCAAAACATCATGAAGTTGGTGCACTGTACACAATATGAAAAGTTTCTGAAAACACCAATTATACTTGATCGGCTAATATATTGAAGCCCTATAAATCAATATAGAACCACCCTATAGATAATCCTTTATAGGATAATAAATTCGTTCTACAGCAGTACTTCTAAAGGCTTTGGGAATTGACTTTATCAAAGTCTTATTGATCTAAAGTAATACACTGATTCATTGACAAACTATTACGATTTTTGTTAGAAAGAAAAAGCAGAAAGTACAAAGTTGGTTATGTTGTGTAAAAGAGTTTGAAAAATAGAAAAACGCTTCTTTTTGATGCTCTTTCTTCTTGTCTCAAGAAATAGCAGTTCTAAAGAGAGAATAAGTAGGGAATGTCACCTATCAGAGTTTGTGGATCATTTAAGTAAGATCTTTTAAGCAAATTAATAATGGGTGGTGTTGCTTTGTCTAAAGCAACAAAAGCACCAGAACCAATTTCTGTACTTTCGGCATAAAGTGTTTGGCAAACTATAAGAGATTTCATAGGTCAGAAAATGAAGAATAAAAAAACGCACAAACATGTGCGAGAAAATTTTCTGACAAAAAGTAAGAGCAGGAATAATTCTACTCAAATACCTGCTCACACAAAATGCTTTTTTCTTCCCTCAAGCCTCAAATCTTCTACAATAAGTGTATCGTCCTGAAAAAAGTTGACACATCTTGTTTTTTGAACTGGTAGTGATGTAGATTGTATGATAAGTTAGAAAAAAAGACAATGAAGACTATATTTGTAAGATGTGTTCAATATCTATACAAATAAAATGTCCTCATTGCCACAATTCAAAGGTCGTTAAAAACGGGAAAAAAACCACAGGAAGACAAAACTTTCTGTGTAAGAATTGTGGCAAACAATTTCAAGCTGAATATTTATACCAAGGAGCAGATCCAAGTATGAAAGCCCAGCTACAAAGTTCTTTATTACATGGTAGTGGTATTAGAGATTGTTACAAAATATTTGGAATTAGTCCTAAAACTACTCTTCGATTTATATTAGAGCAAGGAGAAAAAATTAAAATTACTCCTAGACAAAAGAAGTATAAAAAAGTGCAAATTGATGAGTTATATTCCTTTGTGAATCAGAAAGGTAAAAAAGTGTGGATTTTCTACGTTTACGCTCCTGAGACCAAAGAAATATTAGCTGTAACAATGGGCAAACGTACAAAAAAGCAACTTCGATATTTAATGACACAATTAAAGTGTCTAGATATAGAAATTGAATTTTACTGTACAGATGCTTTTAAGAGTTTTAAAGAGGTCTTACCTTATTATCAACATATTATTGGTAAATCTTTTACTAAAGATATTGAAGGTATTAATACTCTTATTCGCTCTAAAATTGCACGATTTCACCGAAGAACTACCAAGTTTTCTAAGAAACTTAAGTATCAATAGCATTTGTTTAAAATTTTTGTCTTTTATTTCAATGAACTTCCATCATACATTTAACAACACAACCTTTGAACTATTCGGAAAAAGTCAATAATTTTTTTTGAAAAAAATCAATAAAAGCGAGAATTTTGTTTAGATGAAAGCTCCTTTTACCAAAAAAGGAGAGGAGTTTCATCTAAATAAAATGTGTATAGGTTTGTTCTTTTTCGTGTATAGCAGCAGGAGTTTGATAGGCTAAACTCAAGTGAGGCCGCAAGTGATTGTACAAACGGATCGCTTTGGCTATAGCAGCTTGTACTTCTTCGTAATTAAAGTAAAAATAATAAGACAAAAACTCTTCTTTGAGTGTCCTGTGTACTCGTTCTGCAAGTGCATTTTCGTAAGGATCTCCGTTTTCTGTCATAGAAATGCGAACCTTGTTTGCTTTCAATTTTCTAATGTAAGCGTTACAACAATACTGCAATCCTCGGTCGGAATGATGGATTAATGGTTGGCTTACATTTCGCTGTTTTAAAGCCTGCGACAAGGCATTTAATGGTCCTGCTGTTCCTAGATCTTCTCGCAGAGACCAACCTATAATTTTTCTAGAATAAGCATCTGTAATTAGACTTAAATAAGCAAAACTAGCTCCTAAAGAAATATAAGTAATGTCACTGACCCATAATTGGTTAGGTCGTGTCACTTTCAATTCTTTAATGATATTCGGATATTTCCTAAAACGGTGATAAGAAAAAGTTGTTCGCCTTGTTTTCTTTCGCTTGATTAGAAGATTATGCTCTGATAATAAATCAAATAGCTTATCTCTGCCCAATTTAATGTGATGTTGCCTTAGAAAATCACCTAGCAAATAATATAGTTTTCTGACACCACAGCGGGGGAGGTTCTTTCGGATTTTTTTACCTCATGAATAACCAATAAGGCTTGCATTTGTTGCCGCTCTGATCGTTGTATTGCCTTATACCACGCCTGTCTAGTCTTGCCAAACAATCCACTCATTTGCTTCACAGAAGCTCTTGAGCGGCTTTTTTTCACTTCTTGAACTGTTTGGCTCCAAGCTTTTTTCGCAGAGGTATGTCAAAATCCTCTTCTGCAATTTTTATCATTGTTTCATAGGTATAACTCTTTAGTTCTGACTAGTCTAACTGTTTCTTCAAAGCTGCATTTTCTTTTTCTAAGGCTTTGATACGATCTTGCATTGCTTTTTTCTCACTTTTCATTTTTATAGGCTTTTTGAGATGAATTTTTGATGGAGTGTATTGTTTCTCCTTGATTTTACGATACCAACAGTTCAACTGTTGCAACATTTTTTTATCAACTCCATACTCTTGACGAATACGCCGTTCATCTTTGATACCTGAAAGCCAGTATTCTACGACTTTTTTTCGAGTTAAGACACTTAGTTTTCTTTTGGGTTGACTTTTACTAATAGCATACATTCTATTGATTTTTAAGCTTTTATAAAATATTGATTAAACTAGTTAACTTATTTTAGGACTAAATACTTAGTTTTCTTTTTAGTTATTTTTACTAGTGTTACACATTTAACTTATTTTCAATACTTTATAAACTAGAAGTCAATCTATTTCAGTACCATTCAATTTTACCTATAATCTTTCTTATGTTAAATAAAAGTCTTCTATTACATACCTTCCCTCCAAAATAGTCGTATATATATATATGGTGATTCCATTTCATGCAAGATTCCTACTCTATTCATAAATCGGAATTGTTACTTTTTACTTGGCAAAGAGCAATGAATGCCTACACTAGTAAAGACACCTCATTACAATTTCGAGCTAATCTTTATTTACGAGTTAACATCGTAATATCTCCAAGCCCTTCTAGCACACAGTTCCAATCAATGGTGGGATAACAACACTGCCTATTATGGAACTGATTATAGATTAGTCTGCAATGGGGTGTCACAGTTGTTGTTATCCTGTTTTTGTAGAAGGATGCCATTTTCTTTTTCGGCAAAGAAGACTTTTATGCTAAGCTCCCAAACGAAGTCGTTCAAATAAAATGACTTTCTTTTTATTTAAGCTAACCTCCTTCTATGTGAAGGGGGATATTTTGTTGTTTTTCTACATGAATGTCATTTCTCTCTTTGCAGGTGTTGGTGGTTTTGATTTGGGTTTTAAAAATGCTGGATTTACCATAATCTGGGCAAATGAAAGAGAGAAAGACATTTGGAAAACTTATCGTTACAACCACCCCAAAACAATCCTTGACAAAAGAGACATAACCTATATCCCAGCTCATGAAATCCCCAACTGTGATGGCATTATTGGAGGTCCACCCTGTCAGAGTTGGAGTCAAGCAGGGTTGGCAAAAGGCATACAAGATATACGTGGACAACTTATTTATGAGTTCATTCGCATTGTGAAAGAAAAACAACCTCGCTTTTTTGTGATGGAGAATGTCAGTGGATTACTTCAGAGAAAGCATAAAACAGCCTTTATAAATATCTGTAGCACTTTCAATCAGATTGGGTATACACTCAGCGTAAAAATGCTTAATGCCGCAGACTATGGAATTCCACAGGACAGAAAAAGAGTATTTTTCGTTGGTTTCCGAAAAGACCTTGGTATAAGGTATCAGTTTCCCACCCCCTTTCCTTCTAAAGTCACACTTCACCAAGCAATAAAAGACCTTCAAACAAACGTTCTGTCTGGAAAAGCAAACAATCACTCTAACAAGGAACGATGCGTTATTCCCAATCATGAATATATGACAGGGGACTTTTCTTCCCGTTACCTTTCTCGAAACCGTGCCCGAACATGGAACCAACAAAGCTTTACCATTCAAGCAGGTGGAAGGCATGCTCCTATTCATCCACAAGCTCCAAAGATGATCCAACAAACAAAAGATACATACACCTTTTTACCACAAAAAGAATCGCTCTATCGTCGTTTAAGCATCAGAGAATGTGCTCGAATACAAACATTTCCAGATAACTTTCTCTTTTTCTATGACCGCTTAACAACGGGATATAAAATGGTTGGGAATGCTGTTCCTGTCCAACTTGCCTTTGTCATCGCAAAAAGCATTCAAAAGCAATTATTAGAGTAGAGATAGACTTCAATCATTTTCTTTTCGCCCTCCCTCCTATCTATGCTATCATCCGATTACAGTTCTCTTTTCGAGGGCTGTTTTTGCTATTTCACATTCCCACCACATTTTTTATCAAAACAACGATGATATGCAAAAAAATAAAAAGAATGCTTTGGATACAGATGTGTATCAAGAAGTAACCGATAAACTTATCCAATTACTTGAAAACGGTACCATTCCTTGGAAACAACTGTTCAAAACTTCTGAATACGGATTTGCCCAGAACTTCTTCACCAAACACCAATACACAGGAATCAATTGGTTCTTGCTCAACTTTATCGCAGAATATGAAGTGCCGTATTACTTGACTTGGAAACAAATTCAAAAATTAGGAGGAAAAATCATTAAAGGTTCAAAAGCGGAATACATTTATTACGTCAATTTTTATTGTACAAATGAAGATGGAAAAAAGCTTTCTGCTACAGAGATACGAACGGCGGAAGAAAATGGAACTCCAATTCAAAAACGTCCTTATTTAAAGCGATATACTGTTTTTAATATCAGTTGCATTGAAGGCATTGAATGGGAAAAGCCAACTCTTGAAAAACAAGAGATTCGGCCAATTGAGCACTGTGAATCACTGCTTGATGCAATGGAAGAAGCTCCTAAAATTCTATTTTCATCTGAAAATAGAGCTTACTATGCACCTCTTCTAGATTATATCAATATGCCTAATCTCCAACAATTTGTAGCACATGGTGCTGAAGCTTATTACAGAGTTCTCTTTCATGAACTAATTCATTGGACTGGGCATCGTTCTCGGTTGGCACGAAAAGGAATTCTCCAGATGAAGCAAAAAAATAAAATGATTTACGCTGAGGAAGAATTAATAGCTGAACTTGGGGCTTGTGTTCTTGCTGCTTTGACAGGAATTCAGAAGGAAAATCTTTTGCACAACTCCGCAGCTTATTTACAATCTTGGTTAGCTTGTATGAAGGAGGATAAACGATTTATTTTTCGAGTCGCTCCACAAGCTGAAAGCGCTGTCAAATATATTCTTGGCAACTAAAATATAAACTTATTTATTCTAATCTTGGTGGAGTGGAAGTAACTTAGAGGCTGTTCTTTTGGACAGTCTCTTTTTATAATACTTGTTTATTTCAAGGGGGGTATAAATGATCCCCCCTACCAGTCTATTATTCTTCGTTAAGAATAGCTATTCCGTATTTTTCTCAAAATAAGCTTCCAAAATACGCTCTAATAAATCTGTAATAGTCATATCTCTATTAAGAGCAGTGCGTTTTAGTTCTTTAATTAGTTCTGGGCGTAGTTGTGTTCCAAACTTCTTCCTTTCTATTTTTCTAGAAATATTATTTTCTTCTAAAATAGAATCCACATCATTAAACATAGCTTCTACTTTATCTGGCGTTGGCAAATCTTTATCCAACATTCCTGCTAACTTTTCGCCTCTTCTTTTCTTGCTCATAATTCTGCTGTTTTTATTAATTCATTCAACCAACATCTAAAATTCCGCTTTGCAGTATCACTTGATTTATTAGAATAAATACTCTTTAAAGTATCTGCATCCATAAAAGCCGTATAAAATCCTAAATTATTATCTAGCACAGACACATACTTTTCAAATGCCTCTAAATCTTCTCTTGCATCTCTATATCTTGTTCTCCCCTTGATATACATATTTACAAACCCTATCATTGTAATTGGTCTCATCTTATTGCCTTCTCTTTTTTGAGAAACTTTTAGAGCAAATTTTACATAATCAAAGGTAGACTCCAAAGAGAAGTTTCCTGCCTGAAAAGGAATCATTAGAACATCTACATAAAACAAAACTTTTTTGGTAAAATCATCTAATCGCCCAGCTACATCTACAAAAATATAATCATGTGTAGTTCGTGCACGTTGGATAATTTCATACAGACGATCTATGTCATTAAGACAAGATATGATTTTATAGCTAGGCTCTGCATCTAAATCATCTCCTAAATCATCATTTCTAAATTTAACCAGACTTTGCTGGTCATCAGCATCTATAACTAAGATTTTTTTATTGAAGGGTGCTTGGCTTAATGCTGTAGCTGTCATCATTGTCAAAGTAGATTTGCCTACCCCTCCTTTTCGATTCCCAAATACAATAACTTTTGCCATGTGGATAAATTGGTTTTAAGAAGATTTCTAGAAAAATAGAAATCTATAAAATTATTTAAAAAGATTTCTTAAAAATAAGAAATCTGTATTAGATCTAAAATTTATTTCCTTATAATATCTTTGAAAGGTGTTTTTCTTTTTTGAATCTTAATTTCTAGAAATCGAGATTTATTTTTTTCTATTCTCCTCTCATCAGATTTAATCCTTTTGCTCAAAGGTTCTTAAAACATGTATAAACTAGAACAATAGTTCGTTGAAAAACTTTATTAGTTTGATAATCAGTAAGTTATAGTTTCATTGCGTTTCATGTTAAAACCCTGATTATCAAACTAATATAAATGTGCTTTTTTATCTTTTTGGTAAAAAAGTAAAAAGCAACGAACTACTACTAGAATATACAAGTGAATTTATTTTATTACTCTAGTTACCTAGAAGTCTTCTTTTCCAGAAAAGAAGACTTCTAAAAGCATTACCATGAAGTAAGATTTCGATAGCATAAAGTACTTATTTCCATCTTAAACAGTCCATGATAACTGCTAACTACTTTTTCGTGATAATACAACATCATATTTATTCAATATTTCTATTTATCTAGAAAAGAAGAAATATATTTTTGTACTTTACTAGAAAAAAAGAATTCTAGTTTTTAAAGGCTAACATTTTCAAAAAACTATATTTCTAGAAATATAGTTTTCTTCTTAAAGAAACTTCTTTTATTATTTTTGATTTTAGCTGTAGGTAAAAAGTGACGAAAGGGGTATTATAGTTTTGGTCTTTTTTTTCTAGAAATAAAGAATTATAGATTTCTAGAAAAATATTTTTTTACTAATTTCTTCTGTTGATTTCATAAAAACTCCTATTTTTAATAATAGCTTTTTTATAACCTCAATGTCAGACAAAATATATTCAAGCTAATTTCAATTTGGCCAAATATATTTCTTCTTTTCTAGAAAACTATTTTATTAGAAAAGTATGGCGACAAGATGCTACTTTCATCCAGATGAATAGAAATCTAGATTTCTAGAAATAAAGAATAGTATATTATTACAAATAAAGTACCTAAAATAATTTTTTCATGAAAAAACATCATCAGAAGAACTGTTGATGTTTTATATTTTATTTGTTTATTGTTATTTGTTAAGAAGAGCCTGAACCTTTGTATTTATAGGGCTTCTAGAGTTTAATTATCCATAAAACGGGATATATTATCCATAAAACAGGATATATTATCCATAAAACAGGAGCCAAGTATCCTAAGAACGGGATATATTATCCATAAAACGGGAAGAACTATCCGAAAAACGGGAGATGTTTTCTAAGGTATAGATCCCCTAATTATCCATAAAACGGGAAAGTATACAGATCTAAGAGTTCTTATTTATGCAAATTATCCATAAAACGGGAAGTTATAAGGCTTATATAGTGCCTATTACCCATATTTGCCAACTATAGTGATTAAAAGAGTCAATTTTTATGTTTTTCTACATAGAAGTATCCACAAAAGGGGAAAGGGCTAGGCTTTGTAGAAACTTAATTGTCCACAAAACGGGAAAAATTTATTTTTGGACGTAATTTATTGATATATAGCTTATTATTGCTTGTGTTGGGAGCGAGAAAATTCTTAATTATCCATAAAACGGGAAAAAATAATGCAAACAGCTAAACTATTCTATTTTAATTATCCATAAAACGGGAAATTATCTTTAGCAGAAAACTATCCATAGGCCAAAGTTCGTTGGATAGTTTAGTTTTTTTATCTATTTTGCTGTTATCAAAGATAAAAAATCGTTATGAAAAT is a window of Aureispira sp. CCB-E DNA encoding:
- a CDS encoding gliding motility-associated C-terminal domain-containing protein, with the protein product MKYIIILLVFIVPVLSFAQTFLNGDFELTTAVEDQINISNNSFTRQMPHTVAFGHRENMDIIKSKKYCGLAQKGDWFVALTSDGTDIISMELSSPLIAGNEYVLTFHDRGCLKYGPVSYTQIGISDTINRFGTLIHTTTTPIDQIWTRRIIKFIAPINANFITVKGEADSLVTPVLHWLQVDNFSLECPNELNLGEDTILCAPRTMNIGLNTTDATYLWNNGLTDSMQTITTTGSYSLEVKHPFCNTLKDTIFINYIEFPPHPFPRDTTICLGDTLELDATIPNASYQWSDLSSQAINLVSEEGQHFVNVTIEGCFRTSPIYIEHKDCFPLLEMPNIFTPNGDGHNELFYPRKAERISEATLYIFNRWGQKLFETSDLSQGWNGKFNGQDSVEGTYSWAISYLDIEGNSYNAKGFLQLIR
- a CDS encoding IS1 family transposase, which produces MCSISIQIKCPHCHNSKVVKNGKKTTGRQNFLCKNCGKQFQAEYLYQGADPSMKAQLQSSLLHGSGIRDCYKIFGISPKTTLRFILEQGEKIKITPRQKKYKKVQIDELYSFVNQKGKKVWIFYVYAPETKEILAVTMGKRTKKQLRYLMTQLKCLDIEIEFYCTDAFKSFKEVLPYYQHIIGKSFTKDIEGINTLIRSKIARFHRRTTKFSKKLKYQ
- a CDS encoding IS3 family transposase, giving the protein MLGDFLRQHHIKLGRDKLFDLLSEHNLLIKRKKTRRTTFSYHRFRKYPNIIKELKVTRPNQLWVSDITYISLGASFAYLSLITDAYSRKIIGWSLREDLGTAGPLNALSQALKQRNVSQPLIHHSDRGLQYCCNAYIRKLKANKVRISMTENGDPYENALAERVHRTLKEEFLSYYFYFNYEEVQAAIAKAIRLYNHLRPHLSLAYQTPAAIHEKEQTYTHFI
- a CDS encoding DNA cytosine methyltransferase — translated: MTFFLFKLTSFYVKGDILLFFYMNVISLFAGVGGFDLGFKNAGFTIIWANEREKDIWKTYRYNHPKTILDKRDITYIPAHEIPNCDGIIGGPPCQSWSQAGLAKGIQDIRGQLIYEFIRIVKEKQPRFFVMENVSGLLQRKHKTAFINICSTFNQIGYTLSVKMLNAADYGIPQDRKRVFFVGFRKDLGIRYQFPTPFPSKVTLHQAIKDLQTNVLSGKANNHSNKERCVIPNHEYMTGDFSSRYLSRNRARTWNQQSFTIQAGGRHAPIHPQAPKMIQQTKDTYTFLPQKESLYRRLSIRECARIQTFPDNFLFFYDRLTTGYKMVGNAVPVQLAFVIAKSIQKQLLE
- a CDS encoding zincin-like metallopeptidase domain-containing protein, yielding MQKNKKNALDTDVYQEVTDKLIQLLENGTIPWKQLFKTSEYGFAQNFFTKHQYTGINWFLLNFIAEYEVPYYLTWKQIQKLGGKIIKGSKAEYIYYVNFYCTNEDGKKLSATEIRTAEENGTPIQKRPYLKRYTVFNISCIEGIEWEKPTLEKQEIRPIEHCESLLDAMEEAPKILFSSENRAYYAPLLDYINMPNLQQFVAHGAEAYYRVLFHELIHWTGHRSRLARKGILQMKQKNKMIYAEEELIAELGACVLAALTGIQKENLLHNSAAYLQSWLACMKEDKRFIFRVAPQAESAVKYILGN
- a CDS encoding ParA family protein, producing MAKVIVFGNRKGGVGKSTLTMMTATALSQAPFNKKILVIDADDQQSLVKFRNDDLGDDLDAEPSYKIISCLNDIDRLYEIIQRARTTHDYIFVDVAGRLDDFTKKVLFYVDVLMIPFQAGNFSLESTFDYVKFALKVSQKREGNKMRPITMIGFVNMYIKGRTRYRDAREDLEAFEKYVSVLDNNLGFYTAFMDADTLKSIYSNKSSDTAKRNFRCWLNELIKTAEL